Within the Medicago truncatula cultivar Jemalong A17 chromosome 4, MtrunA17r5.0-ANR, whole genome shotgun sequence genome, the region taaaaattatcatctaaatagttgttcaaataacacaactcttaatTAAAGTAAGGGTCGGTAGAGTATTTTGAGTGGGTTTGtgtcatcttcatttttaaaaagaaattaagaacTTTATTTATGAAAGACATagacaaaaatgaaatatttgtgGTGACccatttttatatatatcaagAACTACTTACACATGAATAGAAGTAGGGTCGTTCCTACAAATCTGGAGGCTCGACTCTGTAGGTGAAAAGAGGctcgtaataaaataaaaacgttctatttttaaaaagaacaatgttctatttaaattttttaaaagataaatacaaagtTCCGcatatatgcggtacacccaaAGGTGAAAATCATTATCATATGAGtattagaagagagaaagagaataagGAAAGAAACACGGGTGGTATCAGAGTTCTCATAAGGATATAATTATTTTAGGCCCATACCTTGCatcttttacacttttttttgtgcagatctggaatttttttctttgataatcCGGTAATCATACTCTTGCGCTCTATCCAATTTTAACATTGATTTcattatgtttatatattttttctattgctCTATTACGTATAAGGCAAAAGAACTCAAGATCGGGAATATTCTCATGCAATAGGGTCACCAATATTCTCATGGACATGAACATTCTTATTCATATTCTCAAAGGGTAGTTGAATTTCTATTGCTGCAtcattttttcttctccttctttttcattttttcttaatgAAGTTTTGCACATGATTGTAGTAACATTGTTGCGTGTTAATAAACAAAATGATccaaatgatgatgatgaatctaGTTTGGATTTTGATGGGATTctatcacagaagaagcaagtTGATGTTGCTTCCATTactgattttttttggataaaaaatatgaaacttttgagtttttttattcaataatgGTTAAGTATATAAgcatggaaagaaaaaaatacagatctgaacaaaaaaaaaatgtaaaagacaaAGGAAAAAATATGGTGTAGGCAGTCCATgataaaattaagggttaattaagtttttggtccctataaatatctgcagttttgtttttagtccctataaaaataaatcacactttttagtccctacaaaattttccgttagtgtttttagtccctgttaaattaaaatttgtttaattatgcttaaaattttaaattttttaataattttttacatacttgcttaaaacattataaaaggttccgccacagtaaattagttcaaaattttatttttaggtcgaaatttttcgttagttttatcttgaatttttggcgtttgaaaaaaattatatttaattcattacatgttacaaaattctacttttttataaaagagattattataatgttcttaacatgtctgttaaaaatcattcaaaaatataaaattttaagtataattagacaaatttcaatttaatagggaccaacacatacttttagaccttgtaaaattaaaatttgtttaattgtgcttaaacttttaaatttgtaatatatttttcacacacttacttagaatattatacaaagttcctccgcaaaaaagtaacttaaaattttatcattaggtccaaattttcattaatataatcttaaaattttggcttttagaaaaattcatatttaattcattacatgttaaaaaactaattttttttctttctaaaagagtgtcttacgatgttatgaatatgtatgtaaaaaatctttcaaaaatttagaagtttaaggataattaaacaaattttaatttaatagggactaaggtaccgtttggctcggtttttttttttttccagcttttctacatttttaagaagaagctaggccaaacacaatatcaataaagtaccttcgaaaaaaagtactttttttagaatgcataaaattgaatggaatgagctttaaccaaaagttgttgaatgctacttcaaaaaactatttctctgtgatttatttcacaaatacttctcttcaactcacgcaggcaaccttatcttttatttttttcttccatttaatttttttttaaccggtccatatatatttttttaaaaggaggatcaatttaattttattatctatttttgaaggaattttattatctttttatcacttatataattaattttaatatcttttaattatcacaacctcgcaaatatttttattcatgctgtCATCGAATGTCACCAAATAATTTTATTCCTTTTCTTaaacctcacaaatatacacacgcacattaacgtttagagtaatattttatgtctgtatgtttgctttttttttttacgcaaatgcgtataattttttcagtgttgcgtaatgcgtacaattattctttttataaaattttgattttaattaaaagtactagtatagatgcctaaaaaaaattatacttatatatattttacacatttatattgtaacaaactatgcatatctttttcttattaaaaaaactaaacatatctttttcaatgacaccaacaatgtaacaaatataatatcatataatataaattcttatctttttaaatgacaccaaaaatatgatattcttataacaaaatttgttatacagtataattgaaaaagaaaatacaaattattctctagcttagctcagttgatatagacaatgtataaatatatgcaaggtcgcgggttcgaaacccggacaccacaaaaaaaaaaaaaattcaaagttttgtacaacattttgccaaacaacttttaacttaaaaataactttaactctaaaaataaagaaaccaaacagctttaactttttccttaaagagctttattttaactttgttttaaagtagtttttagaccgaaaaaaagtctGGCCAAATGGTACCTAAAAacacagaaaattttgtagggactaaaaagtgtgatttatttttatagggactaaaaacaaaactgcagatatttatagggaccaaaaacttaattaaccctaaaattaataCTCCTCCTTAATTTAATGGTTGAaaaaaactttcccatggtgaGAAACAACTCTCCATTCCCATGCTAAATGCCACCTTGGACAAGACATATCTATTGTATCTTAGCGAACCTTTAAGATCACAATCCAATTGAGGaaactttctttttcttgacaaaaaaattagggttaaatatgtttttggtccctataaatataacaacttttcgttttagtccctctaaaattttccttcaagttttaatccctataaaattttcaatctttatttttggtcccccgtttaaagtaaactcatatgtagaattcatatttttaaatacaattttgcagaaaaatgcataatattatgagtatctctcccaaaaaaaattagaattttttaccaaaacatgaattaagtatgaatttttatatgtttggaggtaaaaaattcatatttaattcatgttttgttaaaaaattcttttttttttttgagtgatttttacaatattccatacatttctgcacaatttcattaaaaaacacaaaattttacttaaaaatagggaccaaaagtagtgattgaaaattttatagggactaaaacttgaaggaaaattttagagggactaaaacgaaaatttggtatatttataggaactaaaaacatatttaacccaaaaaattataaactttcTTAAGAACaacattaaagaaaaaagattgtGATTTCTAAGAATGATAACAAGTGGTGGTTCTAAATATCCATCAACTGTGCATTGAGGACGTAGCCCAATTACAACTCGACACCACAAACCTTCATTTCTAGAAAGAAACTGATTTAAAAACTCAATAACAATTCTTTCCCCTTAACTTTTTCTCACTATTATTGACAACTTTTGGGAACTTTAACTTCCAAAATAGGAGTTTTGCATTATTTCGAATAAAATAGATTGCATTATTTAGTGCATTTAAAGTAATTTTTCTAATATTGAGGATAGAGTTGGCTTTTTCTTGTTTACTGATGAAAATGTTCCCTGTTTCACTAATAGTGCCtacaaacaacaaaataaagtcCATCTTTTGTCTTAGATGGACCATACTCTAGCCAATCTAACATTTACTGCAATGTTATGCAATATCTCTGTATGCATGTAACTTGTTCCTACACAAACTTGTTCTTCGCCATATAAAATTTGTGGCTCCTAAATCACCAAGATCTATTAATAATGTAGTAATCTAGCAGTGTTTGACAGTTGTTCAAGGTCCAGTATGGGAGCCtataactagttttttttttttttttttttttttttttttataaatatttcatttattgATAACTTGATCAATAGTGAATAGGAAAAATATTCTATTTATACATgagttcaaataaaaataagggttaataggctATTACTAGCGCTGGACAAAAAAACCGAATCCGGCCCAATCCGTCCGGTCCGAATAACCCGCGGGTGGTCGGGTCGGTTTAACGGTCAACACGGTTCAAACGGGTTAGAGAACCCGGTCTTCTGTGGTTTGGTATGGACGGCTTCGGGTGGCTAATCCGAACCCAACGGAGCCCGTATCCGACCGGCCCaatgtatatttattatataattattatcatttattatgtttattatcaaactgtgtcgttttgtttttataaatatcatcTCCAAAAAACAACCTTCATCCCACACATAACCCTAGCCGCCGCTGATGCTTTCTCTTCTCAGTTTGCTCCGGCGACCAATCCGTCAAtctcttcctctccttcttCACGAACAACAACATAAATCCAGATTCACAAACTAAGAGAGTCTGAAAAGAAAACTCATTGCAAACGAAAATAGAAGGAATACTTTCATTTGGACAGATCTGTAATAATTTATGGGGGTTTTATGCTTTCATGCTCTTCCCCATTCTCGATATGATCTAATTTCgttcttttctttccttttcctaTTTGTATTGAAGTTTTTGATCTGGAAATTTCATGGGTCTGTAAATTTTTAGCTTTTTCTGTTGTTAATGTGtattgtaagttgtaactttGTCATGAATTTTGTGCGTTTTCTTCTGtagtatttttttcatcaattcttcttcttctatgttttttttttactggaaTTTAAATCGGTTACCGATTCTACTCGTCCGGCGTATCCGACAAACCGCATAAACCGAATCCGATTTAACCGATGGAAGCAAACAGACGGAGAAGGGTGGGACTTTCACATCCGACGGTTAACTCGGATTGGGATTTTGAGCCCGAATTCCGACCCACCCCGACCGATGTCCACCCCTAGCTATTACCCCCTGCCATTTGGGgtcttttggtttaccccctatgaaaaaaaaaacttggagattcctcactgtaaaataaagattctttggTTTACACCCCCACAACCAACAGTCAGCATCTGACTGGATAAATTAGATGACGTGGCATGCtgacatgatatttttttattattttattttttaaaatttgcacgtcgcataattttaaaaaataaaaaaagaaaaataataaaaatacaaaaaatctttttattttgaaaaaaaatctgaactttttttaatttcaattttttttctattttttgtttttttaaaacccccagattatttaaaaacattcggatttttttctattttttattttgataattaaatttcagaACTTTTAAATatcttcttaatttaaaataaaatccgaattatttttttaatttcgaaaaaaaccccagattttttaaaaacattcagatttttttaatttcaattttttctctacttttaattataaaaattcggattttattttaaattaaaaagatatttaaaagttctgaaatttaattatcaaaataaaaaatagaaaaaaatctgaatgtttttaaataatttgggggttttaaaaaaacaaaaaatagaaattaaaaaatgttcagatttttttcaaaataaaaagattttttgggtttataaaaaagattttttgtatttttattattattattattattttaaattgccacgtggaaattttgaaaaataaaataataaaaaatatcatgtcAGCACGCCACGTCTTCTAATTTATCCAGTCAGATGCTGACTGTTGGCTGTGGGAATCTATAAATTACATGGGGGAATCTCCAAGAATATCATGTCATTATCCAGTCAAAGAATCTATAAATTACATGGGGGattctccaagtttttttttcatatgggggtaaaccaaaagacccccaaatggcagggggttaaaaacctattaaccctaaaaataaataagttaacaAGAATAACTATATtaacttccctaaaaaaaaaaaaaactatattaacTCTCGATTCACTATATTAACTAACTTTATCTTTATAGGCATGTCTGGGTCTCAAGGACTGAGTAAGGTCAGGGAAAGCCTCATGATTTACAGAACTAAGATAGTTACATATGTCCCTGTCAACGAGATCATCACATCGATAATAAGATTCAAGTGAAATTTGAGTTGAGTTCTTACTATGTAGATCAACACACTATAACTATAACTTTATAACGGGTTAAATGTGTTCTCTTGATTCGAAAATGGGTTACAATTAGCATTGATCCGATAAATCAATAAACCAATTTATGGTTATAACCAATATAactcaataattttttctatgcAAAGAGATCTCAACTAATCTAACACTGAAGTCATAAGCATCATTTGCAGCATGTCCAAATATattaaatcaaatcaacaaaatatGTACTTAAACCTATAGGCTATAATATAACTGAAAAGATGCAATCTATCTACAATGATGGGATTCCTTTATATTAGAACCAAGTATGGTATCCcgccaaaaataaaatcttggGAACCAAAACTAAAGGAAGTCAATTTGTGTGCACAAACATTGCCCTCCATACATAAGAGACTTAACAAGCAAGGTTTTATTAGTTAATATGTTGTGAATTCGTAAATCGAATTACGCCATTAAATTTAGATATGTGGAGCAAGTATCAATGACAGTCGATAATCAATCTGTCTCAAGCAGCAACAACATGTTCAGATCTAATTTAGAAATTAAGTGTAAGACAAAACCACAATTGAAGCAAGAACAACAAGAggtttcctaaaaaaaacaagataaagaggGTAAAAGAACAACACGCtaagaatttgttgacctagTGTAGGCCAACAATGACCAATTTTTGAGGTGAGAGAACTCTCTATTCACTATCAAAGATTCGTTACAAatagttacaagaaattagcttcaacaatcTTTCCAAGAGcaaatttgatttctacatTTCTCCCGCTCTCTTCTTTTGTTCTGGAGAGTTACAAAAGTGACAAAAAAGTTTAGCTCTGAATGTTCTCCAAAAACATCACCTAAATTTCCCTCCTTTTCCTCTTACAACCCACCCAAATGTTTTCACTTTCCAAGTCGTTTCCCATGTTCCCTACACCTAGAATTTTTCCCTAAAAGGCATCAACCATTTCTTAAATTCGATTCAAAAAACTATAGTTCAATTTTACGTAAAGGTAGTATCGATTTGGAAGTATATTATGTTGTACTTCCAAACCACAGTTtagtcttctttttttttttttgaaccaaacCATAAATAGTGCTATCAATGTTTTACCCGCATGGTCATGTTCCTTGCACATGTACTTGAAGTATAAAATGCAATCTAACGTACTCTAATAGTAAATGACGCTTTCAACAATGAAGGGGTTTCTATCCTATGTCCACGACAGCAACAACCTATTAAGATGGTGTAAGTGTAAAACCACAATAATTTGCATTGTATCATAGATAAATAACCATTTTGACTATTGACTAGGTAAGACGTTTTGTATCgaaattttcaaatatatttacaaatgtttttttagttattttagtcATTGAATCAATTTTTAGAGTGTCAATTTATGTTGTGTTTGGGGCCACGTTAGGACTGGTCCAAACGCACGAAATCTCAACTCTTCAAGTTGAAGCTTTTGCATTTCATGGCAAATATTACATTGGTAATTGTAATATTACTCGTGTTTGATAGGAAAAAAACGTCAAACTAAACACATACTTAGTGATCAAGTAAAAcaaaacactaacaaaaaaacacGTTTATATAATTTCAATACATTTATGGACTATATATAAAGCACGACCACGCATTAAAAACCGAGATTGCCACTATTTTGTTTCCATATGACGACAATAGCATCGTCCCAATTCTCAATTCTTCCTCAAAAGTATATGCAAGACTCAGTGGAAACACATAACATGTCGCAGTGGTGACATCATAAACTCaccaaataatattattcagcCCCCACACTCAATAGTCCTGTACTCcctttttttcttaatcaaatcatTATTTAAGAACTTGCATTTCTATTCTCATATACCACAAAACAAGTCTCACAAAACCATTCCAATCTTAAAGAATTCGTTACTATGACCTTCTTTAAGGAGAGCAATGACAATGAGAAAGCCTCaatcaataaacaaaaaaatcttgatgATGAATCACATAGTATAGGAGAATGGTTGAGTTTAGGTACCAAAGGAAACATACCTCTAAACCAAGATTCTCAATCATCAAAACCTCTTCACAACAAAAAGACATATTCATGCAAACCTCTTCACAACAAAAAGACATACTCATGCAACTTCTGCATGAGAAAGTTTTACAATTCACAAGCCTTAGGGGGTCACCAAAATGCACACAAAAGGGAAAGAGAAGCAGCTAGAAATTACCAATTATCTCAAAACTCTTTGGCATCTCGATCACTAGGAATCCAACCTCATTCTCTTGTGCACAAGCCAATCAGAGAAAGAGCTATGGTGGAAGCTCGATTAAATAATGATGCCGATTCTTTTATTGGAACGACATTGGCACCCCTTGGTCTTGAACATGCTGGGGATTTCGTATGGTATGGAAGCTTTCGAATGCAAGAATCAGATACACATGAGCTTGACTTAGATCTTCGGCTTTGATTTTGATGCATTTGGTCCTATTTCAGAGTCCTCATTTACACtagtgctttgttttcaattttcttatgaTAAATAAAAGTTGCTTGTAAATTGTATTAATGGAGTGTGGTAATAATCGTTTTAATTTGCCGCCACAGCTGCAATTGCATCTGCAATATAAAGACTTTTGAAGTCTTCGCAATGGCGTCACATTGGCTagattattttcagattttgcTACAATATAAAGTTTGCAACATAATTGTAACTGCAACTCCTTATCGCAATTCAAAATCATGGTGTGGTTACATTGCAATCCCTAAAATATTGTAGAGAACTTCAGTTAAATGTAGTTGGTGCAACCTCAATCACAAACATGTTGTGGTTGCAGAAACATCAAAATCATGGATTCAATAACAGTGTAGTTGTATTGTATCAAGGATAAACCCACAAGAAAATAACCTCAAAATTCGAAGTATGGTTTCAATATTGAAGTATGGTGGATAACCGCAAAATTTgcttttttattaatttcaatgCTATGTCTGGTGAAAGACTCATTAAATGGAACAATAGTAATCATTCTTAACATTGATGGTAGTTGTCTAGACTTGCCCGTTAGAGCCGGCTACGGTAGGATTATTAGAAATAGTGTCGGTTATTATTTATTGGGTTTTTTAGGCTACATTCAAGAATCATTTGACACCCTTTATGCCGAATTATTTGCTATTTATCAAGTAtcttattaacaaaaaaagagGGGATTGAAGAACTTCTTCTGACTCTCTTCGGTGTATTAACTCCATCAAAGCCCCAACTTCAAAGTTTGAAgtttattccttcaaaaaaaagtttcaagtttATGTCGTTTTAATTCAAGACGTTAAGGACTTGATTGAGCAAAGTAACATTATATTTTGTCACACTCTCAAAGAGAGAAATCAATGTGAGcaaataatgattttatttatcATATCTCCCATACGGATGATCTTTTACATCTTCTAAAGATGGATGCAACTGAAActttcttttctaaaaaaaagtttgtgtttgttttctcTTCGGTTTATCTTTTTTCCTTTGGTTATTTCATCTagcattgtaacaaaaaaaaaccacaagaaaataaaaaataagactaATAGTTTCCTTTTAGTTATGTTGaattacatatatttattttgtttaaatatgtaaatggtccctgtaagttcgcgcattttttgttttcgtctatgtaagtttttttttctttctaaaacaaACCTTGTATTTTGATAACCTTTTGGAAAAAGTCCTTATCGTCAgcttttgtcaacaaaaatgcCATGGTGTGTATCAAAGGCATACCGTGGCAAGTTCTGAGTTGGCAAAGTTGTTGAGGTTGATAGAGAGATGATAAGTGGTGTCAATACatggactaaaataaaaaatgcaaattgacactggatgaaattaaaaaacgaaaacatcaaattttgaattaaaaatcaaacttttagTCTTCTTCCTTTCCATTCTCTtggtttcttcttcctctcaaactTTCCCCAATCTCTCCCATACCTTGCCCCCTTGAACCAAACAAAAATCCAAGAGAAAAGTAATATCATTAGTTCATATTTCACATGTGAAATGGTTTTGAGTCtgagtttctatttatataaaaggagtGATAAGGTATAAAGTATTTCTACATTTGGGAACGGGTTTGAGTATGGTTTCAGGGTGGGAACCTATATCCTTGTTATGCGTCTCATACCTGTATTTCGAAATCGGAGAAAACTCAAATTCATACCCAAACCTAGTCAATGAGGAAgaaaatccatcaaatcatAGTGGGTTCGGGCCAACACCATCATGCTTGCCAATCCAAGTGCTTAAATGGATGGATTGAATTCAATccattaatctttttttttgttggatgaaTTTTATAGTGGATAGGTTGAATGGATGTTGGATCTATGGATCAAATTTTCACCCCTAATTAATGAAAAGTGTTGTATACACATGTTATAAGGttgaaaaacacatgtaaaaaaCGAAAATGTCatgcggcagttaactaccaaaATAAAGAATCAGCTACAGTTAATCGAagtttcttcggcagttaactgccgacggAAAAAGGAAACAAGGCATCTACTTACTGCCTAGTTATTACATTGGTAATGTGCTGTCTTGTTTTGATTCTTCCACATATGCAAAACTGATACTTGGATATACTTCAATCATAGAATATAATAATACACTGGAACATGGTTGTAGCCAAACATATACTTTATAACTTCATCATAATTAATACgaaatcattcaaaaaaaattgatatgagTTCTTCGGCACTTGCACTTAAGtgctgaagttttttttttttctttccttttttttttgttgacagttaactgccaaagGAATTTTGAAAGTTAACTGcagtcaattttttatttcgatAGTTAACTGTAGTGGAGATATTTTCAtcctttatatgtgtttttcaGCCTTATAATATGTGTATACACAATTTTCCTAATTAATTATTTCCAGTAAATGTGAAAGTTTGCAAGGTTGCATATGCAAGCACAAGGTAATGTTCACAACTGCAATATTTTACAAGAGACTTCAATATATATCGCTCATAAACCAAAGTGAGCGGAGATCCTCTTTATTTATTAAAgacttaatgatgtgtttcgtctTTGTAATTAgaagtcatttaaaaattagtcaatgtaatcgctaatcctggcatTTAAAAATTACctttgcattgtttaatcatttaaaatttcgtccttcgagcaacttaatcactaccaagtcatcaaattagcaaaatggcatgggaatggacaaaaataccctcgtctttattatgagaagaagatgaagacaagggtaaaaatgtcatttcacgaATGGATGACGatggtatttttgtccattctcatgccattttgctaatttgatgacgtggcggtgattaagttggtcaaaagacgaaattttaaatgattaaacaatgcaagggtaatt harbors:
- the LOC112420921 gene encoding zinc finger protein 7 codes for the protein MTFFKESNDNEKASINKQKNLDDESHSIGEWLSLGTKGNIPLNQDSQSSKPLHNKKTYSCKPLHNKKTYSCNFCMRKFYNSQALGGHQNAHKREREAARNYQLSQNSLASRSLGIQPHSLVHKPIRERAMVEARLNNDADSFIGTTLAPLGLEHAGDFVWYGSFRMQESDTHELDLDLRL